Genomic window (Gemmatimonadota bacterium):
GACGCTGCAACCTCGTGAACGCAGAAGGGCAGCGGCGGCAAGGGCCGCTTCACGAGTCGCGCTCCAGCGGTCGGCTTTCCCGGAATCGGGGATGACGATCAGGGCGAAATCGGTTCCCGCTTCGCCGCCACCGTCGAGTCCGCGGTCCGCAAGCAGCTCCCGAAGCACCACGTCTCCCATACCGAATCCGACCGCCGGAAGCGGCTCTCCGCCCACGAGCTCCAGCAGCCGGTCGTAACGTCCGCCCCCGCAGATGGCGCGGAGCTCTCCCTTGACGTCGAAGAGCTCGAAGACGATCCCGGTGTAGTAGTCGAGGCCGCGCACGATGGACAGGTCAACGGTGACGAAGCGGGCGAGCCCCAGCGAGCGCAGCCGGCCAAGACACTCGTCCAGGGTCGCGAGTGCGGTCGCCGGACCCTCGGTGTCGTCGCCCCCTCCGTGCCGTTCCAAGAAATCTTCGACCGCACGGAGGGCGTCGGGGCTCCCCAGCAGCTCGACGAGCTCCCGGGCCTCGTCCGGTGCGAGACCGGTCTCCTCCACGAGATCGCGGAGCGAGTCCGCGCGGGGCCGTCGGGCCAGCTTGTCGATCACGGCCATGGCCTTCCATCGGGCCCCATCCACGACCCCGAACGCAGTCAGCACCGCGGTCAGAAGCTGGCGATGCGAGAGCCGGACCGTGAAATCCACCTCGGTCAGACCCAGCTCGCACAGCCCCTCGACGGCGACCGCGATCACCTCGGCGTCCGCGCCCGCGCCGGGCTCGCCCACTATGTCCACGTTCCATTGGTAGTGCTCGCGCAGCCGGCCCCGTTGCTGGCGTTCGTAGCGGAAGAGTTGCGGAATGGAGAACCAGCGGATGGGTTTGGGCAGGGCCCGCGATCGCTCCGCCAGGATGCGAGCGAGCGAGGGGGTCATCTCCGGTCTGAGCGTGACGTCGCGTCCGCCCTTGTCCTTGAAGGTGTAGAGCTGGCTTACGATCTCGGGACCGCTCTTCTCCACGTAGAGGTCGAGCGACTCGAGTGGGGGGCCGTCGTACTCGGAGAGCGCGTAGCGACCCGCGACCGCTCGCCAGGCCGAAAAGATCTTCTCTCTGCGAGCGAGCGCATCGGGCGGGAAATCCCGGAATCCCTTGAGGCGGGGGAATGCTTGACGGGCCATGCGAGAAATGGGGAGGCGGTGCGGGCTCTCGCGAGCTGGGGCGGACGGGTTCCGCGAGCCCTACCCGCTACCGGGCGGGCGGGTTCGGTGAGCGACGACGGTCGCATCCGAAAGCTTCGACATCGTCGGCTCCACTCTGGCGATCCTGGTGGAGCCAACGCT
Coding sequences:
- a CDS encoding histidine--tRNA ligase; translated protein: MARQAFPRLKGFRDFPPDALARREKIFSAWRAVAGRYALSEYDGPPLESLDLYVEKSGPEIVSQLYTFKDKGGRDVTLRPEMTPSLARILAERSRALPKPIRWFSIPQLFRYERQQRGRLREHYQWNVDIVGEPGAGADAEVIAVAVEGLCELGLTEVDFTVRLSHRQLLTAVLTAFGVVDGARWKAMAVIDKLARRPRADSLRDLVEETGLAPDEARELVELLGSPDALRAVEDFLERHGGGDDTEGPATALATLDECLGRLRSLGLARFVTVDLSIVRGLDYYTGIVFELFDVKGELRAICGGGRYDRLLELVGGEPLPAVGFGMGDVVLRELLADRGLDGGGEAGTDFALIVIPDSGKADRWSATREAALAAAALLRSRGCSVSYALRDLSPAKQMKAAQRAGARMAVSIGPAELEAGTVRLRDLRSREEASLPLLEVAEFADDPEILSERVRRG